Proteins encoded within one genomic window of Streptomyces sp. NBC_00523:
- a CDS encoding GNAT family N-acetyltransferase produces the protein MEFTIGGRLEVRIAPADVGKRVSVRRLGGDGADGAKFTDTVGVLTSWNDGVLCVTPKNGVSVRIAESSLVAGKVVPSAPARRRGPAASFAELARVTARAWQPVESEPLGDWRLRAAAGFTRRANSVLPLGDPGVPLDAALGRVRAWYADRGLPAYVQTATGAEGAQEELCAALEEHGWRREVTAEVRIAALAPVGDLPAEVSRVRLERTAGAAWLSRYQRVGTPGPEVTAVLHGGPSVWFATVPGEEGGAPAAIGRCVVDGRWAGFMAVEVAPEHRRRGLATAVMTALARQAMDEGASAAWLQVEADNKGARALYDGMGFATHHLYHHFRPV, from the coding sequence GTGGAATTCACCATCGGCGGACGGCTTGAGGTCCGAATTGCACCAGCTGACGTGGGCAAACGGGTATCAGTCCGGCGTCTGGGCGGAGACGGTGCCGACGGGGCGAAATTCACCGACACGGTCGGCGTTCTCACATCATGGAACGATGGTGTGCTGTGCGTCACACCCAAGAACGGCGTGTCGGTGCGCATCGCGGAGTCCTCGCTCGTGGCGGGCAAGGTCGTGCCCTCCGCCCCGGCCCGGCGCCGCGGCCCCGCCGCCTCCTTCGCCGAACTCGCCCGGGTGACCGCGCGCGCCTGGCAGCCCGTGGAGAGCGAACCGCTGGGCGACTGGCGGTTGCGCGCCGCCGCCGGATTCACCCGCCGCGCCAACTCGGTGCTGCCGCTCGGCGACCCGGGCGTGCCGCTCGACGCGGCGCTCGGACGCGTCCGCGCGTGGTACGCGGACCGGGGGCTGCCCGCGTACGTACAGACCGCGACCGGTGCCGAGGGCGCGCAGGAGGAACTGTGCGCGGCGCTGGAGGAGCACGGCTGGCGGCGCGAGGTGACGGCGGAGGTGCGGATCGCGGCGCTCGCCCCGGTCGGTGACCTGCCGGCCGAGGTGTCCCGGGTCCGCCTGGAGCGTACGGCCGGTGCGGCCTGGCTCTCCCGCTACCAGCGCGTGGGGACACCGGGTCCCGAGGTGACGGCGGTGCTGCACGGCGGCCCCTCGGTATGGTTCGCGACCGTGCCCGGCGAGGAGGGCGGGGCGCCCGCCGCGATCGGGCGGTGCGTGGTGGACGGGCGGTGGGCCGGTTTCATGGCCGTCGAGGTGGCCCCCGAGCACCGCCGCCGGGGCCTGGCGACCGCCGTGATGACCGCGCTGGCCCGGCAGGCGATGGACGAAGGCGCGTCCGCCGCCTGGCTCCAGGTGGAGGCCGACAACAAGGGCGCCCGCGCGCTGTACGACGGGATGGGCTTCGCGACGCACCACCTCTACCACCACTTCCGGCCGGTGTGA
- a CDS encoding bifunctional succinyldiaminopimelate transaminase/glutamate-prephenate aminotransferase, translating into MSAVSSRLPVFPWDKLAPYKSTAEAHPDGIVDLSVGTPVDPVPELIRQALVAAADSPGYPTVWGTAALRDALTGWVERRLGAVSVAHENVLPVVGSKELVAWLPTQLGLGPGDKVAYPRLAYPTYEVGARLCGAEPVVYDDPTELDPAGLKLLWLNSPSNPTGRVLAKDELIRIVAWAREHGVLVFSDECYLELGWEAEPVSVLHPDVCGGTYEGVVAVHSLSKRSNLAGYRAAFIAGDAAVLGELLQIRKHGGMMTAAPVQAATVAALGDDTHVAEQRTRYADRRAALRTALEAHGFRIEHSEASLYLWATRDEPCWDTVAYLAELGILVAPGDFYGPAGDRFVRVAFTATDERVAAAVKRLG; encoded by the coding sequence GTGTCCGCAGTCTCCTCCCGCCTCCCGGTCTTCCCCTGGGACAAGCTGGCGCCCTACAAGTCGACGGCCGAGGCCCACCCGGACGGGATCGTGGACCTGTCCGTCGGCACCCCCGTCGACCCGGTGCCCGAGCTGATCCGGCAGGCGCTCGTCGCGGCCGCGGACAGCCCCGGCTATCCGACGGTGTGGGGGACCGCCGCGCTGCGCGACGCGCTCACCGGCTGGGTGGAGCGGCGGCTCGGCGCGGTCTCGGTCGCCCATGAGAACGTGCTGCCCGTCGTCGGCTCCAAGGAGCTGGTGGCCTGGCTGCCGACCCAGCTGGGCCTGGGCCCCGGCGACAAGGTCGCCTACCCGCGCCTCGCCTACCCGACGTACGAGGTCGGCGCCCGGCTCTGCGGCGCGGAGCCGGTGGTCTACGACGACCCGACCGAGCTCGACCCGGCCGGCCTGAAGCTCCTCTGGCTCAACTCCCCGTCCAACCCGACCGGCCGCGTCCTCGCCAAGGACGAGCTGATCCGCATCGTCGCCTGGGCGCGCGAGCACGGCGTACTCGTCTTCAGCGACGAGTGCTACCTGGAGCTCGGCTGGGAGGCGGAGCCGGTCTCGGTGCTCCACCCGGACGTGTGCGGTGGTACGTACGAGGGCGTCGTCGCCGTCCACTCCCTCTCGAAGCGGTCCAACCTCGCGGGCTACCGCGCCGCGTTCATCGCGGGCGACGCGGCCGTGCTGGGCGAACTGCTGCAGATCCGCAAGCACGGCGGGATGATGACGGCCGCGCCCGTCCAGGCCGCGACCGTCGCCGCGCTCGGCGACGACACGCACGTCGCCGAGCAGCGCACCCGGTACGCCGACCGGCGCGCCGCCCTGCGCACGGCCCTGGAGGCCCACGGCTTCCGCATCGAGCACAGCGAGGCGAGCCTCTACCTCTGGGCCACCCGCGACGAACCCTGCTGGGACACCGTGGCGTACCTGGCCGAGCTGGGCATCCTGGTCGCGCCCGGCGACTTCTACGGACCGGCCGGCGACCGCTTCGTCCGCGTGGCGTTCACGGCCACGGACGAGCGCGTGGCGGCGGCGGTCAAGCGCCTCGGCTGA
- a CDS encoding ATP-binding protein, whose protein sequence is MSLPLTRRIARTALLIAAGAAPVVGAAGAAGAAELPQAPDLGGLTSVEGAGLGKTVEGAAKPASGAANETGGKLVGTALPVAGKTLTDVGGKAAPAAKKVSGTTKSATKGKGATKGTDLTGSLTDAAKGGLPTDALGKGLPLG, encoded by the coding sequence ATGTCCCTCCCCCTGACCCGTCGGATCGCCCGTACCGCGCTGCTGATCGCGGCGGGTGCGGCCCCCGTGGTCGGTGCGGCCGGTGCCGCGGGTGCCGCGGAGCTCCCGCAGGCCCCGGACCTCGGCGGTCTCACCAGCGTCGAGGGTGCCGGTCTCGGCAAGACGGTCGAAGGCGCCGCCAAGCCGGCCTCGGGTGCGGCGAACGAGACCGGCGGCAAGCTCGTCGGCACCGCGCTGCCGGTGGCGGGCAAGACGCTCACCGACGTCGGCGGCAAGGCCGCCCCCGCCGCGAAGAAGGTCTCCGGCACGACCAAGAGCGCGACCAAGGGCAAGGGCGCGACCAAGGGCACCGACCTCACCGGCTCCCTCACCGACGCGGCCAAGGGCGGTCTGCCCACCGACGCCCTCGGCAAGGGCCTGCCGCTCGGCTGA
- the fdxA gene encoding ferredoxin — protein sequence MTYVIAQPCVDVKDKACIEECPVDCIYEGQRSLYIHPDECVDCGACEPVCPVEAIFYEDDTPDEWKDYYKANVEFFDDLGSPGGASKLGLIERDHAFIAALPPQNQ from the coding sequence GTGACCTACGTCATCGCGCAGCCTTGTGTCGACGTCAAGGACAAGGCCTGCATCGAAGAGTGCCCCGTCGACTGCATCTACGAGGGCCAGCGGTCCTTGTACATCCACCCGGACGAGTGCGTCGACTGTGGAGCCTGCGAGCCGGTCTGCCCGGTGGAAGCGATCTTCTACGAGGACGACACCCCGGACGAGTGGAAGGACTACTACAAGGCGAACGTCGAGTTCTTCGACGACCTCGGTTCGCCGGGTGGTGCCTCCAAGCTTGGTCTGATCGAGCGCGACCACGCGTTCATCGCCGCGCTGCCGCCGCAGAACCAGTAA